A section of the Telopea speciosissima isolate NSW1024214 ecotype Mountain lineage chromosome 3, Tspe_v1, whole genome shotgun sequence genome encodes:
- the LOC122655542 gene encoding protein unc-13 homolog, giving the protein MGRASTASRSSDYNAVAELDWPFGKVDGIDQDDLRETAYEIFFTTCRSSPGFGGRNALTYYPTAQESTEGGGGGGGGGGGSVGITRATGGGLVGMSRLKRALGLKTVKRLSFRRTVSMVGTPANPSSPRGLNSANISLSAPPPTKFRRPMTSAEIMRQQMRVSEESDNRLRKTLMRTLVGQISRKAETIILPLELLRHLKPSEFHNPHEYSIWQKRQFKVLEAGLLLYPSIPLEKSNSFAMRLRDIIRASEIKTVDTGKNSETMKTISVCVVSLAWRNDNGSSNDVCHWADGFPLNIHLYLTLLHSIFDLKDETLVLDEIDELLELMKKTWSTLGINKLIHNVCFTWVLFQQYVATAESEQDLLCASIAMLAEVANEAKRADKDVLYNKILSSVLTSIQRWAQKKLLDYHENFQTSGIGLMESVLPLSLSAARILEEDPSALGLEKSNLAMESSGNRMDYYIRSSMRNAFAKLLENGKANSMDAEVAEEASEALLQLAQETEDLAMKEKETFSPMLKRWHPIAAGVAAVSLHNCYGTVLKQYLSGVSMLTNDTILVLQRAGKLEKVLVQMVVEDSVDCEDGGKAIVREMHPYEVETIILSLLKTWIDERLRRGKECVRRAKETETWNPKSKSEPYAQSALELMRLAKETVDDFFEIPIENSEDLVQDLSDGLELLFQEYSTFVASCGSKQSYIPALPPLTRCNRGSKLQNLLRKATPCKVGIEDMDFQPGGSTDGDHPRPSTSRGTQRLYIRLNTLHYLFSHLNSLDKTLSLPPRANPMPRNHRFSTSPSHLDLARSSIHAATQHVSEVAAYRLIFLDSNSVFYDSLYVGDIVNSRIPPALRILKQNLALLAAILTDRAQPLAIKEVMKASFEAFLMVLLAGGSGRVFSKLDHEMILEDFESLKRIFCTYGEGLVAEDVVEKESDKVEGVLALMNQSTEQLVEDFSIVACEASGLGGVSAGQKLPMPPTTGRWNRADPNTILRVLCHRNDSAANRFLKKTFQLAKRR; this is encoded by the exons atgGGCCGCGCCTCGACCGCTTCCCGATCTTCTGACTACAATGCCGTAGCCGAGCTCGACTGGCCCTTTGGTAAGGTAGATGGCATAGACCAGGATGATCTCAGGGAAACGGCTTACGAGATTTTCTTCACAACATGCCGGTCGTCACCTGGTTTCGGGGGGAGAAATGCGCTGACATACTATCCCACGGCGCAAGAGAGCACGGAGGGaggcggaggaggaggaggtggaggaggtggtagcGTAGGGATCACGAGGGCAACCGGAGGAGGCTTGGTGGGGATGAGTAGGTTAAAGAGGGCCCTTGGGTTGAAGACGGTAAAGCGGTTGTCGTTTAGAAGGACGGTGTCAATGGTCGGGACGCCGGCAAACCCATCATCGCCGAGAGGGTTAAACTCGGCCAATATATCATTGTCGGCGCCACCACCGACGAAGTTTAGGCGGCCCATGACGTCGGCAGAGATTATGAGGCAGCAAATGAGGGTGTCGGAGGAGAGTGACAATCGGCTTAGGAAGACGCTCATGAGAACTCTCGTTGGCCAG ATAAGTCGAAAAGCAGAGACAATAATTCTCCCTCTTGAGCTCCTGCGCCATCTAAAACCATCAGAATTCCATAATCCCCATGAGTACAGTATTTGGCAGAAGAGGCAATTCAAAGTGCTAGAAGCAGGTCTCCTCCTATATCCATCCATCCCACTAGAAAAATCCAACTCCTTTGCAATGCGTCTTCGAGATATCATCAGAGCAAGCGAGATCAAGACTGTCGATACCGGCAAGAACTCCGAAACGATGAAAACAATATCCGTTTGTGTGGTCTCATTAGCATGGAGAAATGACAATGGATCATCCAATGATGTTTGCCATTGGGCTGATGGCTTCCCTCTTAATATCCACCTCTACCTCACCCTCCTGCACTCCATCTTCGACCTCAAGGACGAAACACTTGTCCTCGACGAGATAGATGAGTTGTTAGAGCTCATGAAGAAGACATGGTCCACTCTAGGAATCAACAAGCTCATCCACAATGTGTGCTTCACTTGGGTCCTATTTCAACAATATGTTGCTACTGCAGAATCTGAACAAGACCTGTTATGTGCTTCTATTGCAATGTTAGCCGAAGTGGCCAACGAGGCCAAGAGAGCTGATAAGGATGTTCTATACAATAAGATTTTGTCGTCGGTATTGACATCAATACAAAGGTGGGCGCAGAAGAAGCTATTAGATTATCATGAGAATTTTCAGACAAGTGGAATTGGGTTGATGGAGAGTGTTCTGCCTCTATCACTGTCTGCTGCAAGGATTTTGGAAGAAGACCCTTCAGCTTTGGGGCTAGAGAAATCCAATCTAGCCATGGAGTCATCAGGGAATCGGATGGATTATTACATAAGATCTTCCATGAGGAATGCATTTGCCAAA CTtttggaaaatggaaaagcCAATAGCATGGATGCCGAAGTTGCAGAAGAGGCAagtgaagctctccttcaattGGCTCAAGAAACAGAGGACTTAGcaatgaaggagaaagagacctTCAGTCCCATGCTGAAGAGATGGCACCCAATTGCAGCCGGAGTTGCAGCAGTGAGCCTCCACAATTGCTACGGAACCGTGTTGAAACAGTACTTGTCTGGGGTGTCCATGCTCACCAACGACACCATTCTGGTGTTGCAGAGAGCTGGAAAACTAGAGAAGGTTCTGGTTCAGATGGTGGTTGAAGACTCAGTGGACTGTGAAGATGGAGGCAAAGCCATTGTAAGGGAAATGCATCCCTATGAAGTTGAAACCATTATCTTGAGCCTTTTAAAAACATGGATTGATGAAAGGTTGAGGAGAGGGAAGGAGTGTGTTCGTAGAGCTAAAGAAACTGAG acatggaatcccaaatcaaaatcagagCCATACGCGCAATCAGCCTTGGAGCTAATGAGGTTGGCCAAGGAAACTGTGGATGATTTCTTTGAAATTCCAATTGAAAATTCTGAGGATCTAGTGCAAGATCTCTCCGATGGCTTAGAACTTCTCTTCCAGGAGTACTCTACCTTTGTTGCATCATGTG GATCAAAGCAAAGCTATATCCCTGCACTTCCCCCTTTAACCAGATGCAACCGAGGCTCAAAACTCCAAAATTTGTTGAGGAAAGCGACTCCTTGCAAAGTTGGGATAGAGGATATGGATTTCCAGCCCGGAGGATCTACAGATGGTGACCATCCTCGTCCCTCCACAAGCCGTGGGACACAACGCCTCTATATCAGGCTCAACACCCTTCACTATCTCTTCTCCCACCTCAACTCCTTGGACAAGACCCTCTCTCTCCCACCTCGTGCAAACCCAATGCCCCGCAACCACCGCTTCTCCACCTCTCCTTCTCACTTGGACCTCGCTCGCTCCTCCATCCACGCAGCCACTCAACATGTCTCAGAGGTGGCTGCTTACCGTCTCATCTTCCTTGATTCTAATTCTGTTTTCTATGACAGTCTCTATGTGGGAGACATTGTGAATTCTCGCATACCCCCTGCATTGCGGATACTCAAGCAGAATTTGGCACTCTTGGCAGCAATTCTCACCGACCGGGCGCAGCCATTGGCAATTAAAGAAGTAATGAAAGCCTCCTTTGAGGCCTTCCTCATGGTACTTCTTGCTGGGGGAAGTGGTCGGGTATTCTCCAAGTTGGATCATGAGATGATTTTGGAGGATTTTGAGAGCCTTAAGCGCATATTCTGTACCTATGGTGAAGGACTAGTGGCAGAGGATGTGGTGGAGAAGGAATCAGATAAGGTGGAGGGAGTGTTGGCATTGATGAATCAATCAACAGAACAATTGGTGGAAGACTTCAGCATTGTGGCTTGTGAAGCAAGTGGGTTAGGGGGGGTGTCTGCAGGGCAGAAGTTGCCAATGCCTCCAACCACAGGGAGGTGGAACAGAGCAGACCCAAATACGATCTTGAGAGTTCTGTGCCATAGGAATGACAGCGCGGCTAATCGATTCCTGAAGAAGACATTTCAATTGGCAAAGAGGAGATGA